In Mercenaria mercenaria strain notata chromosome 15, MADL_Memer_1, whole genome shotgun sequence, a single genomic region encodes these proteins:
- the LOC123550203 gene encoding NXPE family member 3-like has product MKMECIRIKARVSIQYSRIAILGVCLILAWLTLEDLFDIRIRLHEMFPDRHVTTSDPVIVYAPCTRIPSSPKGTLWPEEKYIHDVEVQHILDLADPLNSRVWIEGGSVRKVGDTVNVKILLYDGHGYRKKTGGDLIRAWMKEPSLGASSTAKVIDNKDGSYSAVLKAFWVGQPEIVAAIISPREVIATAFKRRYMCPPVLMNSAIFTHPSEPSIVEETPCNYVNQVPGYSELCNFTQENYGRPWFCGKPRHARLLCHDWTMVADQNLWNKGLEKQALSEIAYELMTLNYSARKIDSSLKLTVVKGAKNQSVFVPTNRCGKVSKASSWELASPSGFFYEHSWTNKHCRTTFSPSKLESCLRNTKLILIGDSTTRQMFSKIETLVSCQWITDTWSTSGKHRPAICVNSNLNFSLTWELHPLPFCTRNTPRHYLKSFSAYLNEIQDQSKTVIVLHMYAHVLNHHSHVFFETLKDMKKGIIGLLDRNKNAQVIIKGPHAYSFSRSSDHVIWMPDAYADIYQTFIYNEFKDINDRVIYLESLDMTVSSEQWHIHAEDYIIHAFAEQIFNRVCTSY; this is encoded by the exons AATAAGGCTTCATGAAATGTTTCCAGACAGGCATGTTACGACCAGTGACCCTGTTATTGTATATGCACCTTGTACCAGAATTCCCAGTTCACCAAAGGGAACATTGTGGCCCGAAGAAAAATACATACACGACGTTGAAGTCCAACACATTTTGGATTTGGCAGATCCATTAAACTCTAGGGTTTGGATTGAAGGAGGTAGTGTCAGAAAAGTCGGGGACACAGTCAATGTCAAAATCCTGCTTTATGATGGGCATGGTTATAGAAAGAAAACGGGAGGCGATCTT ATTAGAGCATGGATGAAGGAACCATCTCTTGGAGCAAGTTCTACCGCCAAAGTTATAGATAACAAAGACGGAAGTTATTCAGCAGTTTTAAAAGCATTCTGGGTGGGACAGCCGGAAATTGTTGCCGCCATTATTTCACCTCGTGAGGTGATTGCCACAGCCTTCAAAAGACG GTATATGTGTCCGCCAGTGCTTATGAACTCGGCAATTTTCACACATCCATCCGAACCGTCAATTGTGGAAGAGACGCCATGTAACTACGTCAATCAAGTGCCCGGATATAGCGAATTGTGTAACTTTACACAGGAGAATTATGGTAGACCCTGGTTTTGTGGAAAACCGAG ACATGCAAGACTTCTGTGTCATGACTGGACTATGGTTGCTGACCAAAATCTTTGGAACAAAGGACTTGAAAAACAGGCACTGTCAGAGATAGCATATGAGTTGATGACCTT aaaCTATTCTGCAAGAAAAATAGATTCCAGTTTAAAATTAACAGTAGTGAAAG GGGCAAAGAATCAGTCTGTGTTCGTTCCTACAAACAGATGCGGCAAAGTCAGCAAAGCCTCGTCTTGGGAACTCGCCTCACCAAGTGGATTTTTCTATGAACACAGCTGGACCAACAAGcactgccggactactttcagtCCGTCCAAACTCGAATCTTGTCTTAGAAACACAAAGTTGATACTTATAGGCGATTCTACAACCAGGCAGATGTTTTCCAAGATTGAAACTCTTGTTTCCTGTCAGTGGATCACGGATACATGGTCAACTAGCGGCAAACACCGGCCGGCTATTTGCGTAAATAGTAACTTAAACTTCAGCCTCACTTGGGAACTCCATCCACTTCCGTTTTGCACTCGGAATACTCCAAGACactatttaaaatcttttagtGCATATCTCAATGAAATACAAGATCAAAGTAAAACTGTAATTGTGTTGCATATGTACGCTCACGTTCTAAACCATCATTCTCATGTTTTCTTTGAAACATTAAAGGATATGAAAAAGGGAATCATTGGACTTTTAGACAGAAATAAAAATGCTCAAGTGATAATAAAAGGGCCTCATGCCTACTCGTTTTCAAGATCAAGCGACCATGTGATCTGGATGCCAGACGCTTATGCAGACATTTACCAAACGTTTATCTACaatgaatttaaagatataaatgacagagttatctACCTTGAGAGTTTAGACATGACTGTATCGAGTGAACAGTGGCATATACATGCGGAGGATTATATAATACATGCATTTGCAGAACAAATTTTTAATCGTGTTTGTACTTCATACTGA